A single genomic interval of Methyloceanibacter caenitepidi harbors:
- the proC gene encoding pyrroline-5-carboxylate reductase, protein MTIALNGPLLLVGAGKMGGALLEGWLARGLDPRSVFIQDPALPEGIGELVAAHGIVAGAAPRLPQPPAVIVLAVKPALAGEVLSVIAPSVGAGTVVLSIAAGRTLESLSEPLPETCAVVRAMPNTPASVGEGITVCVANAHVSEPQRQACETLLAAVGEVVWVDEEALMDAVTAVSGSGPAYVFHLVESLEQAGIEAGLPAELAARLARGTVAGAGALLKHSEQDATTLRTNVTSPNGTTAAALEVLMKEDALKRLLARAVAQAAKRSRELSS, encoded by the coding sequence ATGACGATTGCCTTGAACGGCCCGTTGCTCCTGGTGGGCGCGGGCAAGATGGGCGGGGCGTTGCTCGAGGGCTGGTTGGCTCGCGGCCTCGACCCGAGGAGCGTCTTTATCCAAGACCCGGCGCTGCCGGAGGGGATCGGCGAACTGGTGGCCGCGCATGGCATCGTTGCAGGCGCGGCGCCGCGTCTGCCTCAACCGCCCGCCGTCATCGTCCTCGCCGTGAAACCGGCCCTCGCGGGTGAGGTCCTGAGTGTCATCGCGCCATCGGTCGGCGCTGGGACCGTTGTCCTGTCGATTGCGGCGGGGCGGACACTCGAAAGTCTCTCCGAGCCGCTGCCGGAAACGTGCGCCGTGGTGCGCGCGATGCCCAACACGCCGGCATCCGTGGGGGAGGGGATCACGGTCTGTGTCGCCAATGCCCATGTGAGCGAGCCGCAAAGGCAGGCTTGCGAGACGCTGCTGGCGGCCGTCGGCGAGGTGGTTTGGGTCGACGAGGAAGCTCTGATGGATGCGGTGACGGCTGTCTCCGGCAGCGGTCCGGCTTACGTCTTCCATCTTGTCGAGTCCTTGGAGCAGGCGGGGATCGAAGCCGGCCTGCCGGCTGAGCTTGCCGCGCGTTTGGCACGTGGGACCGTGGCGGGCGCCGGCGCGCTGCTGAAGCACTCCGAACAGGACGCGACGACGCTGCGGACCAACGTGACGTCGCCCAACGGCACGACAGCGGCCGCGCTCGAAGTACTCATGAAAGAGGATGCGCTCAAGAGGTTGCTGGCGCGCGCCGTGGCGCAGGCTGCGAAACGGTCGCGGGAGTTGTCGTCCTGA
- a CDS encoding YbjN domain-containing protein: MASIEATYDHFTNPVDMVEQIATIRDWSFERSTPDELSLTVAGSWCDYHVSLNWREDLEALHLACAFDFRATQARLPEVYRLMANINEQLWLGHFDLWRQDGMLLYRNGLLLAGAKTHAGQCEGLLTAALEACERYYQSFQFVLWAGKSAEEALAATMLETQGTA, from the coding sequence ATGGCTTCGATCGAAGCGACTTACGACCACTTCACAAATCCCGTGGACATGGTGGAGCAGATCGCCACCATCCGTGACTGGAGTTTTGAACGCAGCACCCCTGACGAGCTGTCGCTGACAGTCGCCGGGTCCTGGTGCGACTACCATGTCTCGTTGAATTGGCGAGAAGATCTGGAAGCGCTGCATCTTGCATGCGCCTTCGACTTCCGGGCGACGCAGGCGCGGCTCCCGGAGGTCTACCGGCTGATGGCCAATATCAATGAGCAGCTCTGGCTGGGGCACTTCGATCTGTGGCGGCAGGACGGCATGCTGCTGTACCGCAACGGGCTGCTGCTGGCGGGTGCCAAGACCCACGCCGGACAATGCGAGGGGCTGCTGACGGCGGCGCTCGAAGCCTGCGAGCGCTATTATCAGAGTTTCCAGTTCGTGCTGTGGGCTGGGAAGAGCGCCGAAGAGGCGCTCGCGGCCACGATGCTGGAGACGCAAGGAACCGCTTAG
- a CDS encoding accessory factor UbiK family protein has protein sequence MTQTSGRFFDELGKLLTDAVGAADGVRQEVEGMMRGQAERILNELDVVQREEFEAVKAMAQKAREENETLKARIAVLESKLAVDNPG, from the coding sequence ATGACGCAGACCAGCGGACGTTTCTTTGACGAGTTGGGTAAGCTTTTGACCGACGCGGTCGGCGCCGCCGACGGCGTGCGGCAGGAAGTCGAAGGTATGATGCGCGGCCAGGCCGAACGAATCTTGAATGAACTCGATGTGGTGCAGCGTGAGGAGTTCGAGGCCGTCAAAGCGATGGCGCAGAAGGCCCGCGAAGAAAACGAGACGCTCAAGGCCCGTATCGCCGTGCTTGAGTCCAAGCTAGCTGTGGATAACCCGGGATAA
- the lgt gene encoding prolipoprotein diacylglyceryl transferase has product MQLFVIPFPVVDPVAFSIGPVSVRWYGLAYLAGILAGWLYGRRIVSRADLWNGNPPMTVRQADDFLLWITLGIVVGGRLGFVLFYEPSFFWQNPSQIPAIWNGGMSFHGGLLGVVTAVYLFARAQGINPLSLGDIASAATPFGLFFGRIANFINSEVYGRPTDVPWAMVFPGVDDLPRHPSQLYEAALEGVVLFIILRVATHYYKELNRPGTVFGLFLIFYGIFRSVIEEVAREPHPGHPLDIGILTPGMAYSIPMFLIGVWLIWRARRKAALAA; this is encoded by the coding sequence ATGCAGCTTTTCGTCATCCCCTTCCCCGTCGTCGATCCCGTGGCCTTCTCGATCGGACCCGTTTCGGTCCGATGGTACGGCCTGGCCTATCTCGCAGGCATCCTCGCGGGCTGGCTCTACGGACGCCGGATCGTGTCTCGCGCCGATCTGTGGAACGGCAATCCGCCCATGACGGTCCGCCAGGCGGATGACTTTCTGCTCTGGATCACACTCGGCATCGTGGTCGGCGGGCGCCTTGGCTTCGTCTTGTTCTATGAGCCCAGCTTCTTCTGGCAGAACCCGTCGCAAATTCCGGCCATCTGGAACGGCGGCATGTCCTTCCATGGCGGGCTGCTCGGCGTCGTGACCGCCGTCTATCTCTTCGCCAGGGCCCAAGGGATCAACCCGCTCTCGCTCGGCGATATCGCCTCGGCTGCGACGCCCTTCGGCCTGTTCTTCGGGCGCATCGCGAACTTCATCAACTCCGAGGTCTACGGACGCCCGACCGACGTGCCCTGGGCCATGGTCTTTCCCGGCGTGGACGATCTGCCCCGGCACCCGAGCCAGCTCTACGAGGCCGCGCTCGAGGGCGTTGTCCTGTTCATCATCCTCCGGGTCGCTACACACTATTATAAAGAGCTGAACCGGCCCGGCACCGTGTTTGGCCTGTTTCTCATCTTTTATGGGATATTCCGCTCCGTTATCGAGGAGGTCGCGCGCGAACCGCATCCGGGGCATCCGCTCGACATTGGAATTCTCACACCGGGCATGGCCTATTCGATTCCGATGTTTCTCATCGGCGTTTGGCTCATCTGGCGCGCCCGGCGAAAGGCGGCCCTCGCGGCCTGA